Proteins found in one Mucilaginibacter gracilis genomic segment:
- the rbfA gene encoding 30S ribosome-binding factor RbfA codes for MESKRQQKFAGVIQEDLAAIFQREGMSFLPNTLVTITKVRVTPDLALARIFLSFFNNTNTQLALQTIKLHASEIRYKLGARIKDQVRIIPQLEFFIDDTSDYVERMDKLFDKINKEEGQTGS; via the coding sequence ATGGAATCAAAACGTCAACAAAAATTTGCAGGAGTAATACAAGAAGATCTGGCAGCCATATTTCAGCGCGAGGGGATGAGTTTTTTACCCAACACACTGGTAACCATAACCAAAGTAAGGGTAACACCCGATTTAGCCCTGGCACGTATATTTTTAAGTTTTTTTAACAATACCAACACTCAGCTTGCACTGCAAACTATAAAACTGCATGCATCGGAAATACGTTATAAACTGGGCGCACGTATTAAAGACCAGGTGCGGATAATACCACAGCTTGAATTTTTTATTGACGATACCAGCGACTATGTTGAACGTATGGATAAACTATTTGACAAGATTAACAAAGAAGAAGGCCAAACCGGCAGTTAA
- a CDS encoding peptidoglycan DD-metalloendopeptidase family protein, with the protein MNKHQQLEQYIARHPKSVGKVVFFDASRHNLLPLDFTSANAELTPGIISSTQHFSEWVFKKLKENKCKYGIGGYFEHRTLYSGSALFNTTAETRNLHLGVDIWGDAETTVYNPIAGKVHSFKDNNNKGDYGPTIILEHDLDGLKLYSLYGHLSYESLMGLHVGMPMKLGEPVGHFGDAAENGNWPPHLHFQLMFDMEGLEGDYPGACRPSEKEHYQQNIADPDLILRFPASNII; encoded by the coding sequence ATGAACAAGCACCAGCAGTTGGAACAATATATTGCCCGGCACCCCAAAAGTGTGGGCAAAGTGGTATTTTTTGATGCAAGCCGCCATAATTTATTGCCGCTTGATTTTACCAGCGCAAATGCGGAGTTAACGCCTGGTATAATTAGCAGTACGCAGCATTTCTCGGAATGGGTTTTTAAAAAGCTTAAAGAAAACAAGTGCAAGTACGGTATAGGCGGCTATTTTGAGCACCGCACGCTATACTCGGGCAGTGCGCTGTTTAATACCACTGCCGAAACGCGCAACCTGCATTTAGGCGTGGATATTTGGGGCGATGCCGAAACAACGGTTTACAACCCAATTGCAGGCAAGGTTCATAGCTTTAAAGACAACAACAATAAGGGCGATTATGGCCCGACCATTATTTTGGAACATGATTTAGACGGGCTAAAACTTTATTCGTTATACGGCCACTTGAGTTACGAATCGTTAATGGGTTTGCACGTGGGTATGCCAATGAAACTGGGCGAACCGGTTGGCCACTTTGGCGATGCCGCCGAAAACGGTAACTGGCCGCCGCATTTACACTTCCAGCTCATGTTTGATATGGAAGGCCTTGAAGGTGATTACCCTGGTGCATGCCGCCCGTCAGAAAAAGAACATTATCAGCAAAACATTGCCGATCCCGATTTAATTCTCCGTTTCCCGGCGAGCAATATAATTTAA